From the Lolium rigidum isolate FL_2022 chromosome 2, APGP_CSIRO_Lrig_0.1, whole genome shotgun sequence genome, one window contains:
- the LOC124688824 gene encoding PAP-specific phosphatase HAL2-like: protein MGSLRLSAWSSAAAARGFPPSPPDWRGRPSRCAPSSPASAAPPALGRLQMGTDHAWQWDCRGGGLGGGASRRDYAKEMEAAVRVVQVACTLCQRVQDSLLLADAGSGSVHSKLDRSPVTVADWGVQATVSWLLSDCFRDENVSIVAEEDDKTLSSSDGTALLESVVAAVNGCLVEAPKYGLRSPEKDLRAHDVLQAIRKCSSTGGPKGRFWVLDPVDGTLGFVRGDQYAIALALIEDGEVVLGVLGCPNYPMKKEWLNYHQRYYRLMSKVAPPTSGSWNKGCVMYAHKGCGQAWMQPLVHDFGMLNWHNSREIQVSSVSDPVSATFCEPVEKANSSHSFTAGLAHSVGLRNRPLRVYSMVKYAAIARGDAEIFMKFARSGYKEKIWDHAAGVVIIQEAGGVVTDAGGRPLDFSRGVYLEGLDRGIIACSGALLHRRILGAVDASWNSSTL from the exons ATGGGCAGCCTCCGCCTCTCCGCCTGGTCCTCCGCAGCCGCCGCGCGGGGCTTCCCGCCGTCCCCGCCGGACTGGCGCGGGCGACCCAGCCGCTGCGCCCCGTCGTCCCCGgcgtcggcggcgccgccggctctAGGCCGGCTCCAGATGGGCACGGACCACGCGTGGCAGTGGGactgccgcggcggcggcctcggagggggagCGAGCCGGAGGGACTACGCGAAGGAGATGGAGGCGGCGGTGCGCGTCGTGCAGGTCGCCTGCACGCTCTGCCAGCGCGTGCAGGACTCCCTCCTCCTCGCCGACGCCGGCTCCGGCAGCGTCCACTCCAAGCTCGACCGCTCTCCGGTCACCGTCGCAG ATTGGGGCGTGCAAGCAACAGTAAGCTGGCTACTCTCTGACTGCTTTCGTGATGAAAATGTGTCGATCGTGGCAGAGGAAGATGATAAGACACTATCTAGTAGCGACGGCACGGCTTTACTTGAGTCTGTTGTCGCTGCTGTCAATGGTTGTCTGGTTGAAGCTCCAAAGTACGGGCTGAGATCCCCGGAGAAAGACCTCAGGGCTCATGATGTTCTCCAAGCTATACGGAAGTGCAGCTCCACCGGTGGTCCAAAAGGAAGATTCTGGGTGCTTGATCCTGTGGATGGCACGCTTGGTTTCGTGCGTGGGGACCAGTATGCTATTGCTCTTGCCTTaattgaagatggtgaagttgtacTAGGTGTTCTTGGGTGCCCAAACTATCCAATGAAGAAGGAATGGCTCAACTATCACCAGCGGTACTACAGGTTGATGTCTAAGGTTGCTCCTCCTACATCTGGATCCTGGAACAAGGGTTGTGTGATGTATGCTCACAAAGGGTGTGGCCAAGCTTGGATGCAGCCACTGGTTCATGACTTTGGCATGCTTAATTGGCATAACTCAAGGGAGATTCAGGTTTCATCTGTCAGTGATCCAGTTTCAGCAACATTCTGTGAACCTGTTGAGAAAGCCAACTCAAGCCATTCCTTCACTGCAGGACTTGCTCATAGTGTAGGCTTAAG AAACCGGCCTCTGCGTGTGTATAGCATGGTAAAGTATGCTGCAATAGCACGAGGTGATGCAGAAATCTTCATGAAATTCGCTAGATCTGGATACAAGGAGAAGATATGGGATCATGCCGCAGGGGTTGTCATCATTCAAGAGGCTGGTGGAGTGGTCACAGATGCTGGAGGTCGCCCATTGGACTTCTCCAGGGGTGTTTACTTGGAGGGTTTGGATAGAGGCATAATAGCTTGTTCTGGAGCATTGCTTCATCGAAGAATTTTGGGAGCTGTTGATGCAAGTTGGAACTCATCAACATTGTAA
- the LOC124689111 gene encoding F-box/kelch-repeat protein At1g67480-like, whose product MGSLQGDVATSPSLSSTGSSGSGNNDNNAGGGGGSSGGVRIYACFAYGGTNSFECYEPGANRWRRVGGIPGVPDGHVLKGFAVVAVGESVFVIGGRLCRRDDVADGGGSEYHDTDVGVRADVLRYDVRRGEWLACAPLLLPRFDFACAPCRGRICVAGGLCSLSGARGTAAAEVYDAEENRWSPLPDMSTMRYKCVGVTWQGGFHVVGGFAESTCAADAGTSMVLQSSALERSSAEVFNCHRGVWEIIPGMWQLDVPPNQIVAVAGRLLSSGDCLNSWKGHVEVYDGELNIWSVMDHSALPDLSLLASSLPPSAQQLYLTMAAVGRQLYFLAGYEVAGDDEDTYRTVSLVHSFDTGAVPGIVPAWNSFQPKMDHEHNVEDGSKELFSQCCSVQLSS is encoded by the coding sequence ATGGGGTCGTTGCAGGGCGACGTCGCCACCTCGCCGTCTCTGTCCAGCACCgggagcagcggcagcggcaacaacgacaacaatgccggcggcggcggtggcagcagcGGCGGGGTAAGGATATACGCGTGCTTCGCTTACGGCGGGACCAACAGCTTCGAGTGCTACGAGCCGGGCGCCAACAGGTGGCGCCGCGTGGGCGGCATCCCGGGGGTCCCCGACGGCCACGTGCTGAAAGGCTTCGCCGTCGTCGCGGTCGGCGAGTCCGTCTTTGTGATCGGCGGCCGGCTGTGCCGCAGGGACGACgtggccgacggcggcggcagcgagtaCCACGACACGGACGTGGGCGTGCGCGCCGACGTGCTCCGCTACGACGTGCGCCGCGGGGAGTGGCTGGCCTgcgcgccgctcctcctcccgcGGTTCGACTTCGCGTGCGCGCCGTGCCGCGGCAGGATCTGCGTCGCCGGCGGGCTCTGCTCGCTGTCGGGCGCCCGCGGCACAGCGGCCGCCGAGGTGTACGACGCGGAGGAGAACCGGTGGTCGCCTCTGCCGGACATGAGCACGATGCGGTACAAGTGCGTGGGCGTGACCTGGCAGGGCGGCTTCCACGTCGTGGGCGGGTTCGCCGAGAGCACCTGCGCGGCGGACGCGGGCACCAGCATGGTGCTGCAGTCGTCGGCGCTGGAGCGGAGCTCGGCGGAGGTGTTCAACTGCCACAGAGGGGTGTGGGAGATCATCCCGGGCATGTGGCAGCTGGACGTGCCGCCGAACCAGATCGTGGCGGTGGCCGGGCGGCTGctgagctccggggactgcctcaACAGCTGGAAGGGGCACGTGGAggtgtacgacggcgagctcaacaTCTGGAGCGTGATGGACCACTCGGCGCTGCCGGACCTGTCGCTGCTCGCCAGCAGCCTCCCGCCGTCGGCGCAGCAGCTGTACCTCACCATGGCCGCCGTCGGCAGGCAGCTCTACTTCCTGGCCGGGTACGAGgtggccggcgacgacgaggacaccTACAGGACCGTGTCCCTGGTGCACAGCTTCGACACCGGCGCCGTCCCAGGGATTGTCCCAGCCTGGAACAGCTTCCAGCCCAAGATGGACCATGAGCACAACGTCGAGGATGGCAGCAAGGAGCTCTTCAGCCAGTGCTGCTCCGTCCAGCTCTCCAGTTAA